The stretch of DNA TCCCTGTTGCGCCGGAGTGGCGGAATTGGTAGACGCACTCGACTCAAAATCGAGCGGGAAACCGTAGGGGTTCGAGTCCCCTCCCCGGCACCACATTTGGAGGCACACATGCAGACCATCGTTTACATCCTTTACATCCTCGCTGCCCTTGGGGTGGTTCTGTTTGTGCTGCTGCAAACCCCCAAGCAATCCGGTCTGTCCAGTGGCATGGGCGGCGGCTCTGACCTCTTTGGAGGCAAAGGTTATGAAGGTGGCCTGATCCGCCTGAGCAGCATTTGCGGTGGCCTGTTCATTGTGCTGGCCCTGGTGCTGAACTTCATTTCCAAATAAAGCACTTCTGATCGCTGAAACACCAGACCACCCGCAAGGGTGGTTTTTGCATGTGGTCTTTGCATGTGGTCTTTGCCATGTCTGGCTTTGCACCAGAAGGCACATGGTTTGCAAGCGGGGAAATGCATTTGAATTTGTGTTGTTTTTACACCCCATCAACCACAGAGGGATGGGCCACTGCTTGAAGTGCTGGAGTGAAAAAAAGGCAGGTTGTTGCACCGGGTCTTTTTCGTGTTAAGATGGGCCCCGAAACAACTTGTCTGCTGTGTATACATTTCAGGAAATCCTGTTATGATGATCGGAAGTGCTGCTCAAACACTTCAATCACTGCAAGCAAAAGTAGGAGGAATCATGGCTGCAACCAGCGACGTCTTGCTGGCTGTTAATAACCTCAAGACGTACTTTTTCACGGATGAAGGGGTCGTCAAGAGCGTGGATGGGGTGACCTTCCACATCAACAAAGGTGAAACCCTCGCTGTCGTGGGTGAATCGGGATCAGGCAAGTCTGTCACCAGCCTGTCCATCATGCGACTCATTCAAAGCCCTCCCGGCAAAATTGTGGAAGGGGAAATCCTCTTCACGGGCAAAGACCAGTCCAGAAGAGACCTGACCAAACTGGATGAAGCGTCCATGCGCAAGATCCGTGGAAACGACATCTCCATGATCTTCCAGGAGCCCATGACCAGCCTGAACCCTGTATATACCATCGGGGACCAGATCGCAGAAGCCGTGATGCTGCACCAAGCCAAAAACCGCAAGGATGCCATGGAAGTGGCTGTGCAGATGCTGGAATTTGTGGGCATTCCTGCCGCCAGAAAACGGGTCAATGAATACCCCCACCAGATGTCCGGGGGCATGCGTCAGCGTGTGATGATCGCCATGGCCCTGAGCTGCAACCCTGCCCTCCTGATCGCAGATGAGCCCACCACAGCGCTGGACGTGACCATCCAGGCCCAGATTCTGGACCTGATGCGCAAACTGCAACGCGAGATTGGCATGAGCATCCTGTTCATCACCCACAACCTGGGTGTGGTGGCAGAAATGGCTGACCGTGTGGTGGTGATGTACGGAGGCCGTGTGGTGGAAGAAGGGGATGTGGTGGAGATCTTCAAAGCCCCCAAACACCCTTACACCATGGGACTGCTCAACTCCATTCCCCGTGTGGACTACCAGTCTGAAGACACCGGGGTCAAACGCAAACTGGAAGCCATCCCTGGCAATGTGCCCAACCCCCTGAGGTTGCCCCCCGGATGTGCATTTGCACCCCGCTGCAAATTCATGGTGGAAGACTGCAACAAAGCTGTGCCTCCGCTGGAAGACACCGGGAACGGCCACATGTCCCGTTGCATCCGCTGGAGAGAAATATGACCCAGAAACCTGCCTTTCAGAAAGACATGAGCTTCACAGAAAAAGACCAGCCTTTGCTGGAAGTCAAAAACCTGCAAAAATACTTCCCCATCCGTGGTGGCATCCTGTCCCGTGTGGTGGCGAACGTCAAAGCTGTGGACGATGTGTCCTTCAGCCTGAGCCGTGGAGAAGTGGTGGGTCTGGTGGGTGAATCTGGCTCTGGCAAGACCACGGTGGGCCGCAGCCTGCTGCGCCTGATTGAACCCTCTGGTGGTGAGGTGAAATTTGAAGGCGTGGACATCACCAAACTGTCCAAAGCCCAGATGCGCGAGTACCGCAAGAAGATGCAGATCATCTTCCAGGATCCTTTCGCTTCTTTGAACCCCCGCATGACTGTGGCCGACATCATCGGTGAGGCCCTGCAGATCCACCACATTGGCACCCCCCAGGAGCGCACCGAACGTGTGGGTGCCTTGCTGAAACGTGTGGGCTTGCTCCCCGAGCACATGCGCCGCTACCCCCATGAGTTCTCCGGGGGTCAGCGTCAGCGCATCGGGATTGCCCGTGCACTGGCCGTTGACCCGAGCTTCATCGTGGCAGACGAGCCTGTTTCTGCACTGGACGTGTCCATCCAGGCACAGGTGGTCAACCTGATTCAGGACCTGCAAAAGGAAATGAACCTGACCGTGCTGTTCATTGCGCACGACCTGGCCGTGGTGGAATACATCTGTGACCGGGTGATCGTGATGTACCTGGGCCGCATCATGGAAATTGCCACCAGCCGCGAACTGTACCTGAATCCCAAGCACCCTTATACCGAGGCGCTGCTGAGTGCTGCTCCCATTCCCGATCCCACGGTGAAACGGGACCGCATCATTCTGGAAGGGGACATTCCCAGCCCCATCAACCCCCCCAGTGGCTGTGTGTTCCGCACCCGCTGCCGGTATGCCATTGCTGAATGCGCCAACAAAGTGCCTGAACTGCGTGAAGTCGCTCCGGGCCATTTCAAGGCATGCATCCGCGATGACATTCTTTAAACATCACAATCAGCAGAAAACATGGTCAGGGGGGGATTTTCCTTCCCTGTTTTTTGTTGTTTCATGATCACTTGTTCATTGCTGGTTCATTGCTGGATTCGTCTGAATCGTTGTGCCACTGCACTGGAGCTCAAGGGGGCTTTAATTGTGGGTGATTGACACAGTTCTTCAGGTGAAATACAGTTACACTTCTGTTGTGATTCAGCAGCACCTCGGAACCATCAACGGCATCCCAGTGACGGGCAAAGTACAGATGCTTGGACAGGAAGGCAGCATGCAAATTGTTGCAGGAGAAATCTTCCTTCCAGAAGGCGAAAAGCTGGAAGCGCTCAAGCAAGCCTACTACTGGGTTTACACTGGCCCCTGCACCGACATGAACCAGCACATTCGCCACATCCGGGTGAGAACCCGCGTATCTTTCGTGCCCACCCGCAACAACTCGCTGGTGTTCCACAGCCTGGAAGAAGCCGAACCCCTTGCCCTGCTCCTGAACTGAACAACCCAAAGCCGTTTTAGATTGTCCCCGGGCCCTGTCTCGGGGATGTTTGTTGCCTTAAGAATCTTCACATCAGTCTGAAAAAGCGACTTTTGTTGTCAGGAAGCCAGGTTTCTGTATACACTGACTTCAAAACCGCTGGACTGCTCTACAGATGTGCCCCCAGACATCAAAAAGGACCAAGCATGATCCCAGAGCAAAGGACACTCTCGCAGCTTCCCCTCACCCAGGTCTTGCATGCCCTGCCAGAACCTGCGTGGCTGGCCTCTGCAGATGGTCTGGAGTGCATTTACAACCACAAGCTGACCGAAACTTTTCCGGTGGTTCAGCAATCCAGGGCAGAACAGCAAAACCTGCTGCATCCAGAAGACCGGGCAATGTTGCAGCAACTCTTTGCGGCAGGGTTTCAGGGCCAGCAGGAATTCAGGGTGAGCTTCAGGGTCAGGCAGGACACGGATCTTGCAGGAACCAACCTGTACCAATGGCATCAGGTGCAGGTGAACCCTGTGCTGGATCAGCATCAGGTGCTGGCCTGGCTGGGCATTGTGCGACCTCTGGACCAGACCCGCGATGTGCTGGAAGCCCTGTTTGAACATGCTCCGGTGGGCATGGCTTTGCTGGATCCAGGGTACCGCCTGCAGATGATCAATCCCAAACTGACCGAACGCACCCGCTACACCCGGGACGAATACCTGAAGTCCCATCTGGGAGAATTGTTTCCTGACACGTTCCAGCAGGTCAGGCCCCTGATTGATCAGGTGCTCAGCAGTGGGGAACAGCTGGAACCCATGGCCTTCCAGAGCCTTTATCCTCCCGAGGGCCAGCCAGCACCACACTGGCAGATCACCTATTTCCCGGTGAAAACCCGGGATGGGCGCATGCTGGGGGTGGGCAGCCTGACCGAAAACATCTCGGCGCGCAAGGAGGCCGAGCAACAATTGCAGGAAAGCCGGGAGTTTTTGCGGCGCATCACCGAAGCCGTGCCAGCGGTGATCAGCCTGCGGGATGTGGAAACGGGCAAGACCCTGTTTTCCAACAATTACGCTGCATCGGTGATCGGGTATGCACTGTCTGAACTGGAAGCCATGACTGAGACAGAACTCATCCAGTTGTTTCCTGCAGAAGAACGGGCAGACACCTACCAGCATTACCAGACCATTCCTGACCTCGCAGAAGGCGAGGTGCGTGAAAGGGAATTTCGCATCAGGCACAAGAATGGCCAGTGGCGCTGGATTTATGGCAAGACCACCATTTTTACCAGAGACGCCCAGGGCAAAGCCCTCAGTGCCCTCAGTGCCAGCCTGGACATCACCGAACGCAAAGAATTTGAGGTGGCCCTCAAGCACAGCGAGCAGCAATTGATTCGCCTGATGGAAGCCCAGAAACGTTTTGTGTCAGAAGCCTCCCATGAAATCAAAACCCCTCTGGCAGGCATTCAGGGCAATTTAGAGGTTCTGCTGCGTTATGCGGACATCCCAGAAGAAGAAAAACGGGAAATCCTGCAGGACTGTCACCGGGAAGCCACCCGTCTGGGACGGCTGGTGCAGGATTTGCTGGGCATGGCTCGCGGCAACACCGACCTGCAAATGATCGAAGACGATGTGCGGCTGGAGGGAATGGTGCAGGACACTTTCCGCGAGCTGGAACGCACCCGGGGAAACCGCCAAATTCGCCTGGGAGAGGTGGAGCCCTGTCTGGTGCTGGGAGACCCGGACCGCCTCAAGCAACTGCTGGTGATCTTGATCAGCAATGCCATCAAATACACCCCAGCTGGAGGTCAGGTCACCTTGCAGCTGAAACGGCAGGGCCATCAAGCAGAGATTCGTGTCTCTGACACCGGGATTGGTATTGGCAAAGAAGACCTCAAGCATGTTTTTGAGCGTTTTTACCGGGCAGATCTCTCCCATCAGGGAATTGAGGATCCTGGCGGTTCGGGACTGGGTCTGTCCATTGCCCGCTGGATTGTGGAAGAACACAAAGGCCACATTCACCTGGAAAGCGAACTGGGCAAAGGCACCACTGCTGTTGTCACCTTCCCCCTGATCGGATGAAAGGTAAACTGAGAACATCTCATCCCGGGGGAGCACATGACCATTGCAGAAAACACATCTGAAAGGCTCAGGGTTCATCTTCAGCAGGTGCAGGATTTGATTCAGCGGTTGCGGGGCACTTACAACCTGCTGACCACTGTCAGTTCAATTGGAGGGTTTCTGGCCACCGCCATTGCCACCTACGCTGCTGTCAAACAGGGGGCCATTGTGGGAGAAGGCAAAACCGGCTGGAGCCTCACCTGTGGCGCTGTGGGGCTTCTGACCCTGCTCAGCACCCTCTGCACCACCATGATCCAGCAGGCCCGGCTCACCGAACGCATCACCACCGCGGAAGCCTGTGCCGGGCAGCTCAGGGCGGTCAGCAAGGGCCTCAGGAACAACCGCCACACCGAGCAGGAGGCCAGGGAAGAGCTGGAAGATTTGAAAGAACAGCACCCTGAGCTGCTGAGGTCGAGTCCAGTCACCTGAAGGTTTTTCTCATGCCAACAGCATGATCCTCACCGTGCAGTTTCTATGCTGAAAACATGAAAAAACACATTTTGACCCTGCTGGTCCTGTCAGGCGCAGCGCAGGCTGCCGACTACCGCATTTACCCCACATTCAGCGAGGTTCTGGAGCAGGTGACCCCGCAAAACGGGCAGTACACCTTCACCATTGACCAGAACGACCTCTGTCAGGTGTTTCCCAGTTCCATTGGCCTGAAAAATGCAGAGGTGGAATCTTACCTGGTCACCACCCGCACAGTGCCCTGGCTGTCCCAGTTGCAAGGAAAACGGGTGGCCGTGAAAGACAGCTATGGGGTGCATCCCGCCATCGTTGTGCGCATTGAGGGTCAGGTTCTGCTGGTGCAGGACGAGGTGACAAAGCGCTACTACACCACCACCGCTGCATCACTGGAATTTTTTGAGGCCCCCTCCACCTTTCAGGACCAGACCGAGGTGGCCTACCAGTTTCAACTGGGTCAGACCGACCAGCCAGAACTGCATTACCTGACCGGAGCTGTGACCTGGAAACCGCTGTATGCCCTGGAGGTGGAAGGCGACAGCGCCACCCTGCGTGCCTGGGCTGAGGTTTCCAACCAGACCGCAAAAACCCTCAAGGTGGACCATGCAGACCTGTTCGGGGGAGATGTGAACCGACCTGCCCAGAAGTTCCCGAGCTGTGGAGGGTATGCGCCGCAGGCCTATTACAACAAAGCATACGACGGACTGGCAGACATGGCCGCAGCGCCCATCGTGGCCCAGGAAGCGGTCTCGGTGCCCCAGGCCACAGCTGGAGGCATTTACAAATACGAGGTGAGCAAGGTGTTTGAGGTTCCCTCCAGAGCCACCTATGCCTTGCCCTTGCAGGATGCAGATGTTCCGGAAGTCAAACGGGTGCTGACCCACATCCAGAACTTTTCTTATGGCAACCAGAAAGGCTTGCTGGACCGGGTGTACCGTTTTGAAGCCCCTGAATTCCTGCTGGGGGGTCAATTCACAGTGCGAGATGAGGACTTCTTCATAGGGGAAAGTGTGATTGCCCATGCTGCCAAAGGCAAGGAGCTCTCTGTGCAGGTGGGCAGTGCTCCCGAAGTCACTTACGATCGCACCATTCAGATGCTTTCCCAGGAACGGGTGGAGGTGAACAACCTGGACCGCATCCGCGAGGTTTATCTGGTCACTGTGGTCCTCAAAAGCTTCAAAGATGCCCCGGTGAACGTGGAATATCAAGAAAGCATGAATGCTCTGGGCAGAACCTGGGTGGTGCTGGAAGATCAGGGAAAAGTGGTCAGAGAGAACAATTTTGGATACCAGGGAATTTTGCAGCCAGAAGAAGAAAAAACCCTGCAATTCAAACTGCAAACCGAGAGACCTTACTGATTTCTGATCTGGCCATGAGCAGCGGGTGAAATCCAACCTTAATTCAACCTGAAGCAGATTGTGTATCCAACTTCACGATGGCTGGTTAAGCTGACCTCATGAAAAGATTTGCACTGATTGCCCTGGGCCTGCTGGCCTCTGCACAAGCCGCCGATTTGCGCATTTACCCCGGATTCGCAGAAATCCGTGAAAACGTTCAGGTGAGCGAAAACTACACCCTGAACCTGCCCATTGAACATTTTGCCCAGATCCTTCCAGGCAGCCTGACCCTGGAAGGTCTGGATGTGCTGAACCAGACCAGTCGCCAGGTGATCAGTTCCCTGGAAGGCCAGAAGGTGCTGGTGCAAAAAGGCAATGAAACCATCGAAGCCGAAGTGATCCGTGCAGAAGACTTCCTGCTGAAAGACCTCAAAACCGGACGTTACTTTTACGGTGATCCCCGCAGCATCGAGTATCTGAGTGTTCCCCAGCTTCCCAGCTATCAGGTGGATTTCCTGGTCTCCAGACCAGGCAAAGGCACCCTCAGTTACCTGACCCAGGGCATCACCTGGAATCCCCGTTACAACCTCAACATCACCGATGCCGGGCACACCTTTGCCGCCTGGGCAGACATCACCAACAACACGGGACGCAAACTGACCGTGGACAACACCGAACTGTTCGGGGGAGATGTCAACCTCAACCAGAGCTACAACCCCCCCATGCCCATGGTCCGGGAAGGTGCAGCCATGATGGACAAGTCCACCGCCAATGAAATCCAGGCACAGGGCGAAGCAGGCGGTCTTTACCGTTACGACCTCTCTCAGCCTTTCACCCTGGCGGCCAATGGCACCTACACCCTGCCTTTCGTGAAACCCCAGACCAAAGTCACCCCTTATCTGGCAGCCAACACCTACTTCTACCCCCAGACCACCGAGGGCAACCTGAGCCGCATGTACAAATTCACCAGCAGCGAATTCCTGCCCAGAGGCACCATCACCGTGCGGGAAGATGGCCGCATCCTTGGACAGGCCCAGGTCCCTGACCTGACCGCCGACAGGGAAACCCTGCTGAACCTGGGCAGAGACGCCGATGTCAGCTTCAAACGGGATGTCAAAACCGTTTCCCAGAACGACAGCAAGGCCGTTTACAACGTCACCCTCACCCTGAAGAACAACAAGAAACGCGCCGTGCAGGCCCAGTTCAAAGACATGCTCTCTGGCAAGTTCGAGATCAAGGGCAATGTCAAAGCCACCACCGAAGGTGTGCTGGTCGAACCCAAACTGAACGCTGGCGAGAAACGCACCTACACCTACACCATCACCCAGATCTACAAGTAACCAGATCCACAAGTACAAAGCAGAAAGCCGAGAGCCAGGAGCGCAGAGCCGAGTGCTAAAGGCATACAGCGGAAAGCAGAAGCATAACTTGCCTTCTGCTTTCCGATTTTTCTGTTGCCAGGATGCCCTGGTTTCATGCCCGACGCAGGGGTTTTCTGGATGTGCGTTTGGAGGGTCTGGTTCCGAACCATGTGCTGAACCAGGACGATGCTCCTCGAAGGGATGGGGCTGGTTCATCCTGCTGGTGCTGGCTTTCTTGCTGGATGGTTTTCTGGACGGCTTGCAGGGCGAGGTAATTCTGGGATTCAAACATGGTGCATCTCCTTCTGAATCCAGATTGGGGTCTCCGGTGGTGTGAGGGTCAAACGGCACCAGAAGCAACATTTGACCCTCACACGGTGTGAGACCTGTATGCTCAGGGCTGGAGTGGGTGTGCATGGGTGAGATTGGTTTTCTGTCCATCGGTAATTTTTCCAGGCTCAGTCGGATTTCCATCCGTTCCCTGAGGTTTTACGACGAGATCCAGTTGCTGTTGCCGCAGTTTGTGGATCCCTCATCGGGGTACCGTTTTTACATTGCAGAACAGTTGAAAGACGCCGAGAAAATCCGCTTGTTGCGTTCTCTGGATGTGCCCCTGGAAAACATCCGGGAAATCCTTTCTGGCACGGATGAAGTGGTGGAGCAGGTGATCGAGCAGCACCGGCACAGGTTGAGGCTGCAGATTGAGGAACTGCAGCGCACCTTGCAGCATCTGGATCGGGTGTCCATGCACCACCAGGACATCAGACCCACGCTGGAACAGGAACCTCCCAGCAGAATCCTGAGCCTGGGCCTGATGACCGGGCTTGCAGGGATTGAGGCCACCCGTGAACGGACCTCCAGAATGTTGCTGCATTATGCAGAAGAGCAGGGTCTGAAGGTGGTGTCTCCGTACATGGAGTTGCGCAGCGTGTTCATCAACGACCAGAAGGACCTCTTCAAGCCAGAAATGGTGACGAAGGTGTGTCCCATAGACGATCCCTTTGAAATTGAGCTGGCTTATGCTGTTGAGGGCGATGCAGAGGTGAAAAGCCCGTTTTTGCTCAGGGAAATGCCTGCGGGCACCTACCTGACCCTCACCCATCTGGGTCCTTATGAGCCCTTGCATCTGGTGCATCAGGCCATGCTGGAATACGTGCAGAAGAACAACATGACTTTTCTGGGAGGCATTCGGGAGGTCTACCTGAAGGGGGCTCAGGACACCCCGGATGCCGATGGCTGGATCACCCGTGTCCAGTATCAGGTGGCTGTTTTGCAGTGAGGGGTTGCAGCGGCTTTCATGGGCAAGCCTGCGAAAATGGGTTATATTCTGTCTAGACGTATGGACAAATTGAACAGGCAAGCGTGGCAGGACCTCGCCCGCAAAGAACTGCGGGGCAATGGCCCCGAAACCCTGAACCGGACCACCCCTGAAGGTGTGACCATCAGGCCCCTCTACACGGCAGAAGACCAGCAGAACCTTCCCCAGCAGGAGGCTCTTCCCGGGTTGCCACCTTTCACCCGTGGGGTCAGGGCCACCATGTACACCCACCGGCCCTGGACCATCCGGCAGTATGCAGGGTTTTCTACAGCTGAAGAATCCAACCGCTTTTACCGTGAGAACCTGCGCATGGGTCAGAAGGGGCTTTCGGTGGCCTTCGATCTCGCCACCCACCGGGGCTACGATTCAGACCATCCCAGGGTGACCGGAGATGTGGGCAAAGCGGGTGTGGCCATTGATTCTGTCGAGGACATGAAAATCCTCTTTGAGGGCATTCCGCTGGACCAGATGAGCGTGTCCATGACCATGAACGGGGCGGTGCTTCCGGTGCTGGCGTCTTTCATTGTGGCGGGCGAGGAGCAGGGGGTCTCGCAGGCGCAGCTTTCCGGGACCATCCAGAACGACATTCTGAAAGAATTCATGGTGAGGAACACCTACATTTACCCACCAGAATTCAGCATGCGGATTGTCTCTGACATCATCGAGTACACCGCGAACCACATGCCAAAGTTCAACAGCATTTCCATTTCTGGGTACCACATGCAGGAAGCCGGAGCGAATGCGGCCCTGGAACTGGCTTACACCCTGGCAGATGGCCTGGAATACGTGCGTTCAGCCCTCAAAAAAGGTCTGGACATTGACGCTTTTGCCCCCAGACTCAGTTTCTTCTTCGGGATGGGCATGAATTTCTTCATGGAGGTGGCCAAACTGCGGGCTGCAAGGCTGCTGTGGTCAGAACTGCTGTCTCCTTTTCAGCCCAGAAACCCCCAGAGTCTGGCCCTCAGAACGCACTGTCAGACTTCAGGCTGGAGTTTGACTGCGCTGGATCCATACAACAACATCATCCGCACCACCATTGAGGCCATGGCGGCTGTGATGGGGGGTACCCAGTCCCTGCACACCAATGCTTTTGATGAAGCGCTGGGCCTGCCCACCGAATTCAGTGCCCGCCTTGCCCGCAACACCCAGCTGATTTTGCAGGAAGAAACAGACATCACCCATACAGTGGACCCGTTTGGGGGCAGCCATTTCATGGAAACCCTCACCCATGATCTGGCAGAGGAGGCACGCAAGATCCTCGCAGAAGTGGAAAACCTGGGGGGCATGACAAAAGCGCTGGAGCAGGGCATTCCCAAATTGCGCATCGAGGAGAGTGCGGCCCGCAAACAGGCCCGCATTGACAGCGGTCAGGATGTGATTGTGGGGGTCAACCGCTACCGTTTGGACAGTGAAACCCCTGTAGATGTGTTGCAGATTGACAACGTGAAAGTGCGAAAACAGCAGATTGCCCGCCTGAAACAGATCCGGTCATCACGGGACAGCCAGAAAGTTGATGCTGTCCTGAAAAACCTTGAACAGGCTGGACTTTCTGGAGAAGGGAATCTGCTGGCCCTGAGCATTGAGGCCATGCGGGTGCGTGCCACGGTGGGAGAAGTCAGCACTGCACTGGAACACGCTTTTGGCCGCTACCGTGCAGAGGTGAAAAGCATGACCGGCGTGTACGCCAGCCATTATGCAGACCAGGAACGCATTGCAGACCTCAGAAAACAGACAGAGGCATTTCAGGAGCGCACTGGACGCAGGCCCCGAATTCTGGTGGTCAAACTCGGGCAGGACGGACACGACCGGGGGGCCAGGGTGATTGCCACAGGTCTGGCAGATGTGGGCTTCGATGTGGACCTGGGCTCCCTGTTCCAGACCCCCGAAGAAGCAGCACGTCAGGCCATTGAGAACGATGTGCATGTGGTGGGGGTGTCCACGCAGGCTGCAGGACACCTCACGCTGGTGCCTGACCTGATTGCAGAACTGCAGAAACAGGGGGCCGGTGACATTCTGGTGGTGGCCGGAGGGGTGATTCCGCCGCAAGACCACCACCTGCTGTACGAAGCCGGGGTTTCCGCCATTTTCACACCGGGCACGGTGGTGATGGACGCTGCCCAGGACCTCCTTAATTTGCTGCAAGATGCCCAGTCCTGATTTGCACCGTCCTGATCTGTTTGCTCAGTTGTTGCAGGGGAACCGTCGGGCACTGGCCCGCACCATCACATTGCTGGAAAGCCGCAAACCAGAACATCAAGAGCAGGCCAGAGCCCTGTTGCAACAGCTGCTCCCATACACCGGAAAGGCCCTGAGGATCGGCATCAGTGGGACGCCCGGAGCAGGGAAGAGCACCTTCATTGAGGCTTTTGGGTTGCACCTGATCCAGCAGAATCTGAAAGTGGCTGTCCTGACCATCGACCCAAGTTCAGGCGTTTCAGGCGGGTCCATTCTGGCAGACAAGACCCGCATGGAAAAGCTGTCCAGCCGTCCAGAGGCTTTCATCCGCCCCAGTCCCAGTGCAGGGGTGCTGGGAGGGGTGGCCCTGCACACCCGTGAAGTGATGCTGGCCTGTGAAGCAGCAGGTTTTGAGGTCATCCTGATCGAGACCGTCGGGGTGGGCCAATCGGAAACGCTGGTGTCCAGCCTCACCGATGTCTTTTTGATGCTGACCCTGCCCAATGCTGGAGACGACCTGCAGGCGGTCAAAAGGGGCATTCTGGAACTGGTGGATCTGGTCCTCATCAACAAAACCGACCTTTTGCCCGAAAAGGCCAACCTGACCCAGGTGCAGCTGGAAAGTGCCTTCAGGCTGCAAAAAACAGCGGCAAAAGTGCTGCAGATCAGTGCATTGCAAGGCAAAGGCATTGCTCAGGTTTGGGAGCATCTGAAGCTCTGGCGTGAAAAACACGCTGCAGACCTCTTGCACAAAAGGCAGGACCAGCAGGCCGCGTGGTTTGAGGAGCACCTGAAACAGCTGGTGTGGCTGCATTTTCAGGCGCAGGTGAACCCCCAGAAACGCGAAGCCTTGCGCCAGCAGGCCAGAACAGGCACAATGGACCCGTTGAACGCTGCACATCTCTTGCTGGAGGACACCCATGGAGAAAAGCATTTTCCAGAGGATCATTGACCGCGAAATTCCCTCGCAGATCGTTTACGAAGACGAGCAGTTCATCGCCATTCGGGACATTGCCCCCAAAGCCCCCGTGCACCTGCTGCTGATCCCCAAACGGTTTTCCAGCCGTCTGGATGAGATCTCAGATGCCCAGCACATGGGAGAACTGTTCCTGACCGCCAACAAAGTGGCCCGTGAGCACCTGACCGATTACCGTCTGGTGGTCAATGTGGGCGCAGGAGGCGGGCAGGTGGTGTTCCACACCCACGTGCACATCATGGGGGGCTGGGAAGAAAAATCCGAAGCCGAACACCTGACCGACGCTGCCCAATAAAACCCTTCTGCCGAACCTGCCTTGTAAAAGGCAGGTTTTTTGAAAGGACTTTGATGGAACCTGTTCTGGTGATTCAGGGGATTGGCAACCGCGACAAAACAGGATTTGAGAAAGAAGTCCAGACCCTGCAAAAAGCTTTTGAACAGGCATCTGGGAACAGGAATTTTCAGTTTCTTCCGGTGTTCTGGGGAGATCTGGCAGCCCACACTGAAAATCTGGACGCCTGCATGCCAGATCTGGATCCTGCACCTGCCCTCAGCTTGCCTCCCATTTCTGTGCAGAATGCCCGGATGGGTGATCTGCTTTCCCTGATCAACACCCTTTCTCCTGGGCTGGCAGCGCCAATCAAAGCTCAGCTGGAACAGGCCATCAACCGGGCAGCAGGGGAGACGGTGCGCAATCAACTGGCCCAGTTGTACCAGACCGCCAGGGTCACCAACCGGCACATGATCACCACCTCTCTGGGCGAC from Deinococcus roseus encodes:
- a CDS encoding ABC transporter ATP-binding protein, producing the protein MAATSDVLLAVNNLKTYFFTDEGVVKSVDGVTFHINKGETLAVVGESGSGKSVTSLSIMRLIQSPPGKIVEGEILFTGKDQSRRDLTKLDEASMRKIRGNDISMIFQEPMTSLNPVYTIGDQIAEAVMLHQAKNRKDAMEVAVQMLEFVGIPAARKRVNEYPHQMSGGMRQRVMIAMALSCNPALLIADEPTTALDVTIQAQILDLMRKLQREIGMSILFITHNLGVVAEMADRVVVMYGGRVVEEGDVVEIFKAPKHPYTMGLLNSIPRVDYQSEDTGVKRKLEAIPGNVPNPLRLPPGCAFAPRCKFMVEDCNKAVPPLEDTGNGHMSRCIRWREI
- the secG gene encoding preprotein translocase subunit SecG — its product is MQTIVYILYILAALGVVLFVLLQTPKQSGLSSGMGGGSDLFGGKGYEGGLIRLSSICGGLFIVLALVLNFISK
- a CDS encoding DUF4139 domain-containing protein, with product MKRFALIALGLLASAQAADLRIYPGFAEIRENVQVSENYTLNLPIEHFAQILPGSLTLEGLDVLNQTSRQVISSLEGQKVLVQKGNETIEAEVIRAEDFLLKDLKTGRYFYGDPRSIEYLSVPQLPSYQVDFLVSRPGKGTLSYLTQGITWNPRYNLNITDAGHTFAAWADITNNTGRKLTVDNTELFGGDVNLNQSYNPPMPMVREGAAMMDKSTANEIQAQGEAGGLYRYDLSQPFTLAANGTYTLPFVKPQTKVTPYLAANTYFYPQTTEGNLSRMYKFTSSEFLPRGTITVREDGRILGQAQVPDLTADRETLLNLGRDADVSFKRDVKTVSQNDSKAVYNVTLTLKNNKKRAVQAQFKDMLSGKFEIKGNVKATTEGVLVEPKLNAGEKRTYTYTITQIYK
- a CDS encoding ABC transporter ATP-binding protein, whose amino-acid sequence is MTQKPAFQKDMSFTEKDQPLLEVKNLQKYFPIRGGILSRVVANVKAVDDVSFSLSRGEVVGLVGESGSGKTTVGRSLLRLIEPSGGEVKFEGVDITKLSKAQMREYRKKMQIIFQDPFASLNPRMTVADIIGEALQIHHIGTPQERTERVGALLKRVGLLPEHMRRYPHEFSGGQRQRIGIARALAVDPSFIVADEPVSALDVSIQAQVVNLIQDLQKEMNLTVLFIAHDLAVVEYICDRVIVMYLGRIMEIATSRELYLNPKHPYTEALLSAAPIPDPTVKRDRIILEGDIPSPINPPSGCVFRTRCRYAIAECANKVPELREVAPGHFKACIRDDIL
- a CDS encoding MerR family transcriptional regulator gives rise to the protein MGEIGFLSIGNFSRLSRISIRSLRFYDEIQLLLPQFVDPSSGYRFYIAEQLKDAEKIRLLRSLDVPLENIREILSGTDEVVEQVIEQHRHRLRLQIEELQRTLQHLDRVSMHHQDIRPTLEQEPPSRILSLGLMTGLAGIEATRERTSRMLLHYAEEQGLKVVSPYMELRSVFINDQKDLFKPEMVTKVCPIDDPFEIELAYAVEGDAEVKSPFLLREMPAGTYLTLTHLGPYEPLHLVHQAMLEYVQKNNMTFLGGIREVYLKGAQDTPDADGWITRVQYQVAVLQ
- a CDS encoding PAS domain-containing sensor histidine kinase; amino-acid sequence: MIPEQRTLSQLPLTQVLHALPEPAWLASADGLECIYNHKLTETFPVVQQSRAEQQNLLHPEDRAMLQQLFAAGFQGQQEFRVSFRVRQDTDLAGTNLYQWHQVQVNPVLDQHQVLAWLGIVRPLDQTRDVLEALFEHAPVGMALLDPGYRLQMINPKLTERTRYTRDEYLKSHLGELFPDTFQQVRPLIDQVLSSGEQLEPMAFQSLYPPEGQPAPHWQITYFPVKTRDGRMLGVGSLTENISARKEAEQQLQESREFLRRITEAVPAVISLRDVETGKTLFSNNYAASVIGYALSELEAMTETELIQLFPAEERADTYQHYQTIPDLAEGEVREREFRIRHKNGQWRWIYGKTTIFTRDAQGKALSALSASLDITERKEFEVALKHSEQQLIRLMEAQKRFVSEASHEIKTPLAGIQGNLEVLLRYADIPEEEKREILQDCHREATRLGRLVQDLLGMARGNTDLQMIEDDVRLEGMVQDTFRELERTRGNRQIRLGEVEPCLVLGDPDRLKQLLVILISNAIKYTPAGGQVTLQLKRQGHQAEIRVSDTGIGIGKEDLKHVFERFYRADLSHQGIEDPGGSGLGLSIARWIVEEHKGHIHLESELGKGTTAVVTFPLIG